Within Fibrobacter sp. UWEL, the genomic segment CGCCTCGTCCTGCTTGGCACTGGACGGAAAACCGTCGGGAGGTATCGGGTGGGTGTCAGGGAATTTCGGGGCGATCGTTGCGTTCGACGCTGTGAACGAAAAAGCGGCAGCTTGGTGCTGTCGCTTTTTGCGTTATGCAGGGGGTGCACTGGCAGTTGTATTAGCGGGCGGCTTGGCGGCTGGCCTGCTTCAGTTCCTGGGAGGCATGGCCTACCCAGTGGGTGCTTGCGGGCTTAGAGCCTGCTTCTTCGATATCGGCCATCTGGTCATTTAGATCTGCCAGACGGTTGGCGATGACATCTAGGCGCTGCTGGAGTTGCTGCATATCCTTATCGCTGAGAGCGTAGGCGTACTTGTCCATACGAAGCTGGATGGAGTTCATCTGCTTTACCAGCTTGTTCTTTTCATTATACAGGCGTCGGTATTCCGGATTACGCATCAGGGGATTTTCATCTTGGATTTTCTGTTCCATATTGCATTTTCTCCTTGTGGCATTCATTTGCCTTACTATACATTTATCGTTTAGCAAATGGAAAGTGTCAAATGGAAATGAAAAAATCCGCCAGAGGACTGACGGATTGAGATCCTTCGACTACGCTCAGGATGACGTAATAAATTGCTCAGGATGATGCTTTACGCCTCGGCTGTGCTCGGCGACCTTAGATCTTCCAGAGGGCGGGAATGGGGCTGGCGGTGTCGTAGATGTCTTCGGCTTCGCGCATGGGGGCGGACTTGCTCTTGAGGGGGAGCATGCGACGAGCATCGTCGTTGGCGGCCTTGTTGAATTCCACGGCCTTCTTGAACCATCGAAGGGCCAGGTTGTACATCTTGGCACGTTCCAGAATCTTGCCGATGGCGATAATGGCGGTACCGTAGGCAATGCTATCGTCACCAGAGAACTTGTGGTAGGCATCCAGTTCTGCTTCCCAGAAGTCCACTTCTTCGTAGCAGGGGGGCACCACGGATTCGCCGATGGTGACGGCATCCAGGCTGCCTGCCTTTGCGTTGGCTGCCATGGCGGTAATTGCTTCTGCCAGTTCCTTACGGCCGGTCTTCTTGGCGATTTCCAGCCAGGGGGCCAGATAGCGGGTGACGCCGTGGAAGGACTGCATGCGGGCCAGGGCTGCATCGGCTTCGGCGTGGCCTGCGTCCTTTGCCTTCTTGAACCAGTTGGCAGCCTTGGCGTAATCACCGGCGGCTTCGCACTTTGTTCCAAATTCGTTGGCCATGTTGCCGGATTCTGCGGCTGCAATTGCGGAGAGTTCTTCTGTGGTGCTGCCGTCTTCGTCCAGTTCGCTGGCGGAGAGGTACATTTCGTAGGCGGTGTCCAGAAGGCTTGCCTTAACGAAGTAGGTGGCCAGGGCCAGAGCAAGCTTGCGGCTATAGGGCGGGTTTTCCAGAACGTAGCTCTGCCAGTCGGCGGCTTCACCTGCGGGGACTTCTGCAGCGGATTCAACGCCTGCGTCGATAGTGGCGGCGTGACCCTTGGCCTGGTTGATCTTTTCCAGAGCCTTGCGGCCTTCGGCGGAGCTTGCGTCTTCTACGGAGGAGCCTGCGATCAGTTCCAGAAGGGCCTTAGCAATCTTGAAGTGTCCCTGGTTCTTGGCCATGACAAGGCGGCTATAGTAGCTGGGTATTACAGATGCATCAAGATTCATTTTGCCCTCGGAATATATAAATACTGGCGGTTAAAAACCTATGGGTTCATAAATAGAATAATTTGTCAATTTTGTTTTATTTAAAGTTAGATTTGTTACCATGAAAAGACTTGCTTCCATTAAGATTGACGGGCTGTTTGGCACTTTCGACTACGAAATCAATTTCGAGAAGAACGACGGCTTTACCATTTTGACTGCTCCCAACGGATTTGGAAAATCCACCATCCTGAAGATTATCCGCGCTGCTGCCGTAGGCAATTTCTGCTTCTTTGCAGATTTGGTTTTCAAGCGTATCGAGATGAACTTCAAGGGGACCATGGAGGATGAAGTTCGCCAAGGTTACGAAATGGAATCGGAGGTCCCGGCTGAACCGGATTTGAGGCCGAAGGAAACCAAGGTCCTGATTGAAAAGACTGTGCTGGAAAGTGTCCTCTCTCCGGAGCTGGTGGGGACCGCTACGGATATGGATAATGAACAGCATTATCAGTGTTCCTACTCCGTAGATGACTTTACGGCGACTTTTACGGATGATGATATTCAGAAGGTCATTAACGAAGTGGTGGGAACCATTCCTTCCCTGGAACCGATCTACCAGTCCACCGGTGCAAACGGAATGTGCAGGCTTTGGATGGACAAGACGGATAGTGAAGTCCTGGATTTGGCCAAGGTCTTCCGTAGGTACAGCATCATGTTCCGCAAGATGTTCCCCTGGGTGGGCGTGGTGGTAAGGAAGCTGAATTTTGCGGTGAACTACATCAGTACCAACCGCCTGTACAACGAGCAGAGTGAACGTAACTACGGGGGCATGGCTCGCTTCAGGAATCGCCCTGCGGATGGTCCCCAGGGCACAAACCAGAGTGCCCATATGCTGAAGATTTTCAGTATCAGTTCCGACATGCGTACGGCGAAAATCCGCTGTGTCAATGAACAGCTGCGTACTGCCCGCGAACTGGAATCGGACTTCGTGACTCGTGTGGTTCAGTCCCTGGATAGCCAGGAGAAGCCTACCACCGAGGAATTGCGTAGCCGTATCACCACCAAGATCAATTCTATCCGTCGACTGGAAACGGGCTGTATCGAATTTGGTATTACGCCGGGTAACCGTATGAACAAGATGATCGAGACAAACGATAATTCTGCCTTGATTGTGTTCGACAATTATCTGGATGATGTGAAGGCAAAGATGACTGTGTTCACGCCGCTGGTACGCAAGTTGAAGATTTTCAGTGCGGCTCTTCGCAGCTTGCTGGACTTGAAGGAAGTGAAGATTGACTTGTCCAGACATTCCTGGGAAGGGATGCTGGAAGTCCGCAGCTCCGTGACTCACACGGTGATTCCTCTGGACGCCTTGTCTTCTGGTGAACAGCACCTGATTGTGCTTCTGGGCCGCCTGCTGTTTAGTACGGAAGATGGTGAAGCGTTGGTCATGATGGACGAACCGGAAATTTCCTTCCACCCCAGATGGCAGGAGGATTTCTCCGAGGTGCTCTTTAAAATCCAGAACGAACTTCGTGAAGGGCGCAATGCAAAAAGGCAGTTCCTTATTGCAACCCACTCTCCCGCCTTTATCGGGGATCACTGGGACAAGACTGTGGAACTTGCAAAGATGGTAAAGAAGTCGTAAGTGGCAGAATGGGAATCTCTACAGGAGTACGAGGAAAATAGCCCGTACTATGGCGTGAATAACGCGAGGATGCGTAACGATGGTAACGACTATCGTTCAAATCCGGTTGTTCGCCGCACCCTGTTTGTAGAAGGTTCCGACGATATCAAGTTCTTCAAGAGCTACCTGAAGGATGGCAGCAAGTGGGCTGTGGAAATCGCCAACAAGAAAAAGGGTGTTCTGTCCAAGTACGATCAGCACAGGAAACTGCCTACGAATGAGGGCACGTCCTTCTTCTGTGCGGATATGGACTTCGAGAATGTGGTGGATACCCTGATGGATCGGGGTAGCGCCATCGTGGAAGATGATTGCTTCTTCTATCAGCTTTACGACTTGAATGGGCATCGGGGCTTTAACGATCTGGAATCCTGCCTGTTTTTGACGGACGCCTATCGAATCGTCATGAGGGAATATTATGACGATGAGAAAGTCATCAGTTCCATCCGCAATAAGATTTTGAAAATTGGCCTGCTGATGGGCTCCTACCGGGTGGCCAATATCTTGGTACGGGAAGTGAATGGACTGCCCGAGGGAACTTCTATACTGTGCCACCGCCGGAAGGAAAAGGCTAGTGATCCTGACGATCTTCAGGATGAATCGCAGGATGTGGCCGCTGATGGAAAATCGGGTGTTGCGCAGGATGGTTCCGCGGCGGGAATTACGCCGGGCGCAAAATTCTGCGTCTGCTTTATGGATGTCTTCAAGCTGGTGAATGGCAAGACCCTCTTCTGCCCCGCCGGTGACGCTGTGGACGAGTCCCTCGTGAACGAATTCGTCCTGGATGAGTATGGCGAACATGTGCCCGCCTTGATTGGGATTGCGGCAGGTATCCGCGAGCAGCTTTCTAAAAATCGTGGGGCCACCTTCTCCTTTTTGCGGGGTCATGACCTGACGGAACTTCTGGCCCTGAAGTTATTATATGATGGGAAAATCAGCTTGAAGGGAAATCACCAGTGGTCGGACCCGCTGCATTTTAAGCGCCGCTATCGCTTGCTGGAACAGCTGCGGGACAAGCTGGA encodes:
- a CDS encoding AAA family ATPase, which codes for MKRLASIKIDGLFGTFDYEINFEKNDGFTILTAPNGFGKSTILKIIRAAAVGNFCFFADLVFKRIEMNFKGTMEDEVRQGYEMESEVPAEPDLRPKETKVLIEKTVLESVLSPELVGTATDMDNEQHYQCSYSVDDFTATFTDDDIQKVINEVVGTIPSLEPIYQSTGANGMCRLWMDKTDSEVLDLAKVFRRYSIMFRKMFPWVGVVVRKLNFAVNYISTNRLYNEQSERNYGGMARFRNRPADGPQGTNQSAHMLKIFSISSDMRTAKIRCVNEQLRTARELESDFVTRVVQSLDSQEKPTTEELRSRITTKINSIRRLETGCIEFGITPGNRMNKMIETNDNSALIVFDNYLDDVKAKMTVFTPLVRKLKIFSAALRSLLDLKEVKIDLSRHSWEGMLEVRSSVTHTVIPLDALSSGEQHLIVLLGRLLFSTEDGEALVMMDEPEISFHPRWQEDFSEVLFKIQNELREGRNAKRQFLIATHSPAFIGDHWDKTVELAKMVKKS